The following are from one region of the Nostoc cf. commune SO-36 genome:
- a CDS encoding translation initiation factor, translating to MVDEFFRKAKELLLGPNGDKAEDAKFRDRNVRPASEDPYGDPADPASYGDVRPASEDPYGDPADIASYRNVRPASEDPYGDPADTGEFGDVRPASEDPYGDPADQDSRR from the coding sequence ATGGTAGATGAATTTTTCCGAAAGGCGAAGGAGTTGCTTTTGGGGCCCAACGGCGATAAAGCTGAAGATGCCAAATTCCGCGATCGCAATGTACGTCCAGCCAGCGAAGATCCTTACGGTGATCCCGCAGATCCAGCATCTTACGGCGACGTTCGCCCAGCTAGTGAAGACCCATACGGCGATCCCGCAGACATCGCGTCTTACCGCAACGTTCGCCCAGCTAGCGAAGACCCCTACGGTGATCCCGCAGACACAGGAGAGTTTGGTGATGTCCGCCCAGCCAGCGAAGACCCCTACGGCGATCCCGCAGATCAAGATTCTCGTCGTTAA
- a CDS encoding P-loop NTPase fold protein encodes MSNDLINVISTNNPFQGRLVVRSHNVWGQSFPDVPSLNSHASDAVYEAIEKVRNRKRQVIGITIKAERGLGKSHLISRIRHKLQIDGSALFVYMSQCDDLNRIKTAFLSTLANSLKQVGSASVSQWQELATALVNEAFKKKYTPQQLVNQFPGALVKNPNVVEVLRDKILSTKPDIENPDILTAILWTLSPDPAYEIFAIRWLAGNSLPHAKADSMGLANVSVDDKEAESFNTVRQILDLVSEYKPIVICFDEMENLGCNDAGFTGSQVTALLAKDLYDKIKQGILLTSIYPETWTHQVKTLPYAEAVVDRMGEQVIDLKHLNPDDVVALVSRWLEEFYQENGLIPPYPVYPFDEAKLRTLGKERPIVRKVLQWCAENFKPLITTIDIDEQELKHPVEPTYNQQLAALQNTIQDYMEDKRTLAQALRLGFSAVIGETIENVQIEKVVDIQVKAVDRGYLDFKIVGKENGKDVKIAVAVLQESGGLFVQATLKRLIRYKDFDVTRGCLVRSKQINKGATKAQDCLKTLLSKELGGEWVLLKSEDIKPLLALHFVMKGREDDELTEDQIIDFIRTKRIAIDNYLIREILSDPSGQVPKDAIDEEEESSNMTLIEVKDVVSVASDDLFQE; translated from the coding sequence ATGTCTAACGATTTAATTAATGTCATCAGTACAAACAATCCATTTCAAGGACGCTTAGTAGTTAGAAGCCATAATGTTTGGGGACAAAGTTTTCCTGATGTACCATCTTTAAATTCTCATGCTTCTGATGCTGTTTATGAAGCAATAGAGAAAGTTCGTAATAGAAAACGACAAGTTATAGGCATTACCATTAAAGCAGAGAGAGGGCTAGGGAAAAGCCATCTTATAAGCAGGATTCGCCATAAATTACAGATTGATGGTAGCGCTTTATTTGTTTATATGAGTCAGTGTGATGATTTAAATCGCATAAAAACAGCATTTTTAAGTACTCTTGCAAATAGTCTTAAACAAGTCGGTAGTGCAAGTGTTAGTCAATGGCAGGAGTTAGCAACAGCCTTAGTTAATGAAGCTTTCAAAAAAAAATATACCCCTCAACAGCTAGTAAACCAGTTTCCAGGTGCATTAGTTAAAAATCCTAATGTGGTTGAAGTTTTGCGAGATAAAATCCTGAGTACCAAGCCTGATATAGAAAATCCTGATATTCTTACTGCAATTTTATGGACATTATCTCCTGATCCCGCTTATGAAATATTTGCTATTCGATGGCTTGCTGGTAATAGCCTACCACACGCTAAAGCCGATTCGATGGGTTTAGCTAATGTGAGTGTAGATGATAAAGAAGCCGAATCATTCAATACAGTGCGGCAAATTCTCGACTTAGTTAGTGAGTATAAGCCAATAGTAATTTGCTTTGATGAAATGGAAAATTTAGGCTGTAATGATGCGGGGTTCACCGGTTCACAAGTTACTGCTCTCCTAGCGAAAGACTTATATGACAAAATTAAACAGGGTATTTTGCTAACATCTATATATCCTGAAACTTGGACACATCAGGTAAAAACATTGCCATACGCTGAAGCAGTTGTAGATAGAATGGGTGAACAAGTTATTGATTTAAAGCATCTGAATCCTGATGATGTTGTTGCTTTAGTTTCTAGATGGCTTGAAGAATTTTATCAAGAGAATGGATTAATACCTCCTTATCCAGTTTATCCATTTGATGAAGCCAAACTGCGAACATTGGGCAAGGAAAGACCAATTGTCAGGAAAGTTTTGCAATGGTGCGCTGAAAATTTTAAACCTCTTATTACAACTATAGACATAGATGAACAAGAACTCAAACACCCAGTAGAACCTACGTATAATCAACAATTAGCTGCTCTACAAAATACTATTCAAGATTACATGGAGGATAAAAGAACTCTTGCTCAAGCACTAAGATTAGGATTTAGTGCAGTCATTGGTGAAACTATAGAGAATGTACAAATTGAAAAAGTTGTCGATATTCAAGTAAAAGCTGTTGATAGAGGCTATCTTGATTTTAAAATTGTTGGCAAGGAAAACGGTAAAGATGTCAAAATTGCCGTAGCTGTTCTGCAAGAGTCTGGGGGCTTATTCGTCCAAGCTACATTGAAACGGTTAATTCGCTACAAAGACTTTGATGTAACTCGTGGTTGTTTAGTTCGCTCTAAACAAATTAATAAAGGTGCTACTAAAGCCCAAGATTGTTTAAAAACGCTTTTATCAAAGGAATTAGGTGGTGAATGGGTATTATTAAAATCTGAAGACATCAAACCACTTTTAGCATTGCATTTTGTGATGAAGGGTCGTGAAGATGATGAGTTAACCGAAGATCAAATCATAGATTTTATTCGCACAAAACGGATAGCAATTGATAATTATCTTATCCGTGAAATTCTCAGCGATCCATCAGGACAAGTTCCTAAAGATGCAATTGATGAAGAAGAGGAGAGTAGTAATATGACCTTAATAGAGGTTAAAGATGTAGTAAGTGTTGCTTCAGATGATTTATTCCAAGAATAA
- a CDS encoding DUF1802 family protein yields the protein MMNTALRLPAPEIEALLQGRIIAVMPNKFITPGREFALCPADASINLLPVEQYYCSRFLPIAQSTFAQLNSQGVLIQPQQMSLLPNEEQLKLPLLAYETVLIKAWGRCELCQILNNAESLAALSQLTIWTTEALKEILRQKQNIFLAYLRVYKLPKSIEVLIKSNSQFVALPQPVNLSEANPVINDRTFTQRKHQLEKLEPSLHRELEELQSAIASLSINQPAAKQLDDDIKVFLGWSNDKLTKQPDPNLAWINDIAKLGDRIIEQDESKSNYQAGTDFEIITRRSLNFLGFKVEENYKGGAGGLDLFCSQPYPLVCECKAGKSIPDRAVEELDRIGKRHLKENYLQAVRLIIGPGQPTKNLKESAQISKISIINVMTLQKLVELKAKYPGAINLIELQQYLEPGQIDYKISEYIDKVEREIKLRSHIIQLVKNHLEKTSDVNVGVDALHIAYIYGSPPESLKNKELYEILIELSSPLTGYLGRIKGSDWNSDRFYFLRDLPIN from the coding sequence ATGATGAATACAGCATTACGTTTACCAGCACCAGAAATTGAGGCATTGTTGCAAGGGAGAATAATTGCAGTAATGCCTAATAAATTTATTACTCCGGGGCGAGAATTTGCCCTTTGTCCAGCAGATGCGTCAATTAATTTACTACCAGTTGAGCAGTATTATTGCTCAAGGTTCTTACCTATTGCCCAAAGTACATTTGCACAACTCAATAGTCAGGGCGTTTTAATACAACCTCAGCAAATGAGTTTACTTCCAAACGAGGAACAGTTAAAACTACCCCTTTTAGCTTATGAAACAGTGTTAATTAAAGCTTGGGGTAGGTGTGAACTGTGCCAAATTCTGAATAATGCGGAATCATTGGCTGCTTTATCACAGCTAACTATTTGGACAACAGAAGCTTTAAAGGAAATACTAAGGCAAAAGCAAAATATTTTTTTAGCATATTTGCGAGTATATAAGTTGCCTAAATCAATTGAAGTCCTGATAAAATCAAATAGCCAGTTTGTTGCATTACCGCAACCTGTAAATCTTTCTGAAGCTAACCCAGTAATAAACGATCGCACCTTCACCCAACGCAAACACCAATTAGAAAAGCTAGAACCCTCACTGCATCGTGAATTAGAAGAATTGCAGAGTGCGATCGCATCCCTAAGCATTAACCAACCAGCAGCGAAACAATTAGACGACGATATCAAAGTATTTTTGGGTTGGAGTAATGACAAGCTAACTAAGCAACCCGATCCAAATTTAGCTTGGATAAATGATATTGCAAAATTGGGCGATCGCATCATCGAACAAGACGAGAGTAAAAGCAACTATCAAGCTGGTACAGACTTTGAAATCATCACACGCCGTAGCCTTAATTTTTTAGGATTCAAAGTTGAAGAAAACTACAAAGGCGGTGCAGGTGGCTTAGACTTATTTTGCTCACAACCTTATCCTCTTGTTTGCGAATGCAAAGCAGGTAAAAGCATTCCTGATCGTGCAGTAGAAGAATTAGATAGGATTGGTAAAAGGCATCTTAAAGAAAATTATCTTCAAGCTGTGCGGTTGATTATTGGCCCAGGTCAACCAACTAAAAATCTGAAAGAATCTGCTCAGATATCTAAAATCAGTATTATAAATGTAATGACTCTACAAAAACTCGTTGAATTAAAAGCAAAATATCCAGGTGCTATTAACTTAATCGAATTACAGCAATATTTAGAACCTGGGCAAATTGACTATAAAATTAGTGAATATATTGATAAAGTTGAGAGAGAGATTAAATTGCGATCGCATATTATCCAGCTTGTCAAAAATCATTTAGAAAAAACAAGTGATGTAAATGTTGGAGTGGATGCCCTTCACATAGCATACATTTATGGCAGTCCACCTGAGTCTTTGAAAAATAAAGAACTTTACGAAATTCTGATTGAACTTTCTTCACCGTTAACAGGCTATTTAGGACGAATAAAAGGCAGTGATTGGAATAGCGATCGCTTTTACTTTCTCCGCGATTTGCCTATTAACTAA